In Mongoliitalea daihaiensis, one DNA window encodes the following:
- the rpsG gene encoding 30S ribosomal protein S7, with translation MRKAKPKKRYILPDPKFNDTLVTKFVNCLMVDGKKSIAYKIFYDAIEKVEQKVGENGLEVWKKALNNITPAVEVKSRRVGGATFQVPMEVRPERKLSLGIKWMINYARKRGEKTMMDRLAGEIISASKGEGAAVKKKDDTHRMAEANKAFSHFRF, from the coding sequence ATGAGAAAAGCGAAACCAAAGAAGAGATATATTCTTCCTGATCCGAAGTTCAATGATACTTTGGTAACAAAGTTCGTTAACTGTCTAATGGTAGATGGTAAGAAGAGTATTGCTTACAAAATCTTCTACGATGCAATCGAGAAGGTTGAACAAAAAGTAGGTGAGAACGGTCTTGAGGTTTGGAAAAAAGCGCTTAACAATATCACTCCAGCCGTAGAGGTGAAGAGTCGTAGAGTTGGTGGTGCTACGTTCCAGGTCCCAATGGAAGTTAGACCTGAAAGAAAATTGTCCCTAGGTATTAAATGGATGATCAATTATGCCAGAAAAAGGGGTGAGAAGACTATGATGGATAGATTAGCAGGTGAAATCATCTCCGCATCCAAAGGTGAAGGTGCGGCTGTTAAGAAGAAAGATGATACACACAGAATGGCTGAAGCCAATAAAGCATTCTCACACTTTAGATTTTAA
- the rplJ gene encoding 50S ribosomal protein L10, with amino-acid sequence MTREEKLQIIESLTEKFKETPYFYITDAAGFSVADVNAFRRACYDKGIEYKVYKNTLIKKALENLDGDYGDFADQVLKGSSGILFSKEVSNLPAKVLLDFRKKRGKKETRPVFKGAYIDSDVFVGEANLELLSNLKSKNELIGDVIGLLQAPMTNLVSALQSGPNTIAGLVKTLSERE; translated from the coding sequence ATGACTAGAGAAGAAAAATTACAAATAATCGAAAGTCTTACCGAGAAGTTCAAAGAAACCCCTTATTTCTACATTACAGATGCAGCAGGGTTCTCAGTAGCTGACGTTAATGCTTTCAGAAGAGCTTGTTATGACAAAGGGATCGAGTACAAAGTGTACAAGAACACCTTAATCAAGAAAGCTTTGGAAAACCTAGATGGTGATTACGGTGATTTCGCCGATCAAGTATTGAAGGGTTCCTCAGGTATCTTGTTTTCAAAAGAGGTAAGTAATTTACCTGCAAAAGTTCTTCTAGATTTCAGAAAGAAGCGTGGTAAGAAGGAAACGCGTCCAGTATTCAAAGGTGCTTACATCGATTCAGATGTATTTGTTGGAGAGGCTAATTTAGAGTTGTTATCTAACCTTAAGTCCAAAAATGAACTTATTGGTGATGTTATCGGCTTGCTACAGGCTCCAATGACCAACTTGGTCTCTGCTCTTCAGAGTGGACCAAATACGATCGCAGGACTTGTGAAAACGCTTTCTGAAAGAGAATAA
- the rpoC gene encoding DNA-directed RNA polymerase subunit beta', protein MAFRKNKKLNNDFSRVTISLASPESILDSSHGEVTQPETINYRTYKPEMGGLFCERIFGPVKDWECHCGKYKRIRYKGIICDRCGVEVTEKKVRRERMGHIELVVPVAHIWYFKSLPNKIGYLLGLPTKKLDQIVYYERYAVVQAGIKAEDGIQYLDFLTEDEYLDIMDKLPKENHMLDDDDPNKFIAKMGAEAIEMLLARLDLDDLSYSLRHQAATDTSQQRKAEALKRLKVVEAFRDARTRIENRPEWMVVRMVPVIPPELRPLVPLDGGRFATSDLNDLYRRVIIRNNRLKRLIDIKAPEVILRNEKRMLQEAVDSLFDNSRKVNAVRADGNRALKSLSDMLKGKQGRFRQNLLGKRVDYSGRSVIVVGPELKLHECGLPKNMAAELFKPFIIRKLIERGIVKTVKSAKKIVDRKDPVVWDILENVLKGHPVLLNRAPTLHRLGIQAFQPKLIEGKAIQLHPLVCTAFNADFDGDQMAVHVPLGHEAILEASTLMLSSHNILNPANGAPITVPSQDMVLGLYYVTKGKKSTPEEIVDGEGMTFYGEEEVIIAMNEGQVSKHAHIKCKVKVRNEDGTIAEKIIDTVAGRLIFNQFVPEEVGFVNELLTKKKLQQIISEVVKICGVARTAQFLDDIKHLGFQMAYQGGLSMGLNDVIIPEAKDTLVNKAKEEVEQISSNYYMGLITDNERYNQVIDIWTRTNSNLTNILMKQMEEDKQGFNAIYMMMHSGARGSREQIRQLGGMRGLMAKPQKNLQGSVGEIIENPILSNFKEGLDVLEYFISTHGARKGLADTALKTADAGYLTRRLVDVAQDMIISEEDCGTLRGLVVSALKDNDEIVEPLSERILGRVSVHDVYDPISEELLIPSGIEITEEIAKRVDESAIDEVEIRSVLTCETRRGVCGKCYGRNLATGAMVQAGESVGVIAAQSIGEPGTQLTLRTFHVGGTASNMAVDASINAKFDGVVEFEEELRWIETTNKDGEKISIVMGRSGEIRINDAKSGKTLVSNHVPYGAILNVQDGQKIAKGDSLCTWDPYNAVILSEFDGEVEFDAIIEGITFKEVADDQTGFREKVIIDTKDKTKNPAVVVNYGEESKGYNIPVGAHLAVEAGEKVKAGQILVKIPRSVGKTRDITGGLPRVTELFEARNPSNPAVVSEIDGVVTYGGIKRGNREIFIESRDGVRKRYMVSLSKHILVQENDFIRAGEPLSDGAITPNDILSIKGPTAVQEYLVNEIQEVYRLQGVKINDKHIEVIVSQMMQKVEILDAGDTNFLQNQVVDKWAFREENDNILDKKVVMDAGDSSTLKPGMIITSRRLRDENSSLKRKDLKLVQVRDAETAVSKPTLQGITAASLGTESFISAASFQETTKVLSEAAIRGKRDELLGLKENVIVGHLIPAGTGQRKFQSMIVGSLEEMDRMTNERDRTAKKSKEAVK, encoded by the coding sequence ATGGCGTTCAGAAAAAACAAAAAACTAAACAACGACTTCTCCAGAGTCACCATTAGTTTGGCCTCTCCAGAATCCATTCTGGATAGTTCACACGGTGAAGTAACGCAGCCCGAAACAATCAATTACAGAACCTATAAGCCTGAAATGGGGGGATTGTTCTGTGAGCGTATTTTCGGTCCTGTGAAAGATTGGGAGTGTCATTGTGGTAAGTACAAGCGCATAAGATACAAGGGCATTATCTGTGACCGTTGTGGTGTTGAAGTGACTGAAAAGAAAGTAAGAAGAGAGCGTATGGGCCACATCGAATTGGTGGTGCCTGTAGCGCATATCTGGTACTTCAAGTCGCTTCCAAACAAAATCGGTTACTTGTTAGGTTTGCCTACCAAGAAATTGGATCAAATTGTTTATTACGAAAGATACGCTGTTGTTCAAGCTGGTATCAAGGCAGAAGACGGCATTCAGTACCTAGATTTTTTGACTGAAGATGAGTATTTGGACATCATGGACAAGCTTCCGAAGGAAAATCATATGCTTGATGATGACGATCCAAATAAATTCATCGCCAAAATGGGTGCAGAAGCGATTGAAATGCTTTTGGCTCGTTTGGATTTGGATGATCTATCCTACAGCTTGAGACATCAGGCAGCTACCGATACTTCTCAGCAGAGAAAAGCAGAAGCATTGAAGCGTTTGAAAGTTGTAGAAGCTTTTAGAGATGCAAGAACACGTATTGAAAATCGTCCAGAGTGGATGGTCGTTCGTATGGTTCCTGTCATTCCACCAGAATTGAGACCATTGGTTCCTTTGGATGGAGGTCGTTTTGCAACTTCCGATTTGAACGATTTGTACAGAAGAGTAATCATCCGTAACAACCGTTTGAAGCGTTTGATTGATATCAAAGCGCCAGAAGTAATTTTGAGAAATGAGAAAAGGATGTTACAGGAAGCTGTAGATTCTTTATTTGATAACTCAAGAAAAGTAAATGCTGTAAGAGCAGATGGTAACCGAGCCTTGAAATCACTTTCCGATATGTTGAAAGGTAAGCAAGGTCGTTTCCGTCAAAACTTGTTAGGGAAGCGTGTGGATTACTCCGGACGTTCTGTAATCGTCGTAGGTCCTGAATTGAAACTACACGAGTGCGGTCTTCCTAAAAATATGGCAGCTGAGCTTTTCAAGCCGTTCATCATTCGTAAGTTGATTGAAAGAGGCATTGTAAAGACAGTTAAGTCTGCGAAGAAAATTGTTGATAGAAAAGATCCTGTAGTTTGGGATATCTTGGAGAACGTGTTGAAAGGACACCCTGTGTTGCTTAACCGTGCCCCAACGCTTCACAGACTAGGGATTCAGGCTTTCCAGCCTAAGTTGATCGAAGGAAAAGCGATTCAGTTACATCCATTGGTATGTACTGCATTCAACGCTGACTTTGATGGTGACCAAATGGCGGTACACGTACCGTTGGGTCATGAGGCGATTTTGGAAGCTTCCACCTTGATGCTATCTTCTCACAATATCTTAAACCCTGCGAATGGTGCACCGATTACGGTACCTTCTCAGGACATGGTTTTGGGTCTTTACTACGTAACCAAAGGAAAGAAATCAACTCCTGAAGAGATTGTGGACGGTGAAGGGATGACCTTCTACGGTGAAGAAGAGGTCATCATCGCAATGAATGAAGGACAAGTTTCTAAGCATGCTCACATCAAGTGTAAAGTGAAGGTGAGAAATGAAGATGGAACGATTGCAGAAAAAATTATCGATACAGTTGCAGGACGATTGATTTTCAATCAGTTTGTGCCAGAAGAGGTAGGTTTTGTAAACGAGTTGTTGACGAAGAAAAAGCTACAACAAATCATCTCTGAAGTAGTGAAGATTTGTGGTGTAGCTAGAACAGCTCAATTCTTGGATGATATCAAACACCTTGGATTCCAAATGGCTTATCAAGGCGGACTTTCAATGGGTCTGAATGATGTAATTATCCCGGAAGCAAAAGATACCTTGGTAAATAAGGCTAAAGAAGAGGTGGAGCAAATCTCCAGCAACTACTACATGGGTCTTATTACAGATAACGAGCGTTACAATCAAGTAATTGATATCTGGACAAGAACTAACTCCAATTTGACAAACATTTTGATGAAGCAAATGGAGGAGGATAAGCAAGGATTTAATGCTATCTACATGATGATGCACTCTGGAGCTAGAGGTTCTAGAGAGCAGATCCGTCAGTTGGGTGGTATGAGAGGTTTGATGGCTAAGCCACAAAAGAACTTGCAAGGTTCCGTTGGTGAGATCATTGAAAACCCAATTCTATCCAACTTTAAAGAAGGATTGGATGTATTGGAATACTTTATCTCTACACACGGTGCTCGTAAAGGTCTTGCAGATACAGCATTGAAAACTGCCGATGCGGGTTACCTAACCCGTCGACTGGTGGATGTTGCTCAGGATATGATTATCTCTGAGGAGGATTGCGGTACTTTGAGAGGTTTGGTTGTTTCTGCATTGAAAGACAATGATGAGATTGTGGAGCCACTTTCTGAGCGTATCCTTGGTAGAGTATCTGTCCACGATGTGTACGATCCGATTTCCGAAGAATTATTGATCCCATCAGGTATCGAAATTACAGAAGAAATTGCTAAGAGAGTAGATGAGTCAGCTATTGACGAAGTTGAAATACGTTCTGTTCTTACCTGTGAGACCCGTAGAGGTGTTTGCGGTAAGTGTTATGGACGTAACTTGGCTACCGGAGCCATGGTTCAGGCAGGTGAGTCTGTGGGTGTAATTGCCGCACAGTCTATCGGTGAGCCAGGTACACAGTTGACCTTGAGAACATTCCACGTTGGTGGTACTGCTTCTAACATGGCGGTTGATGCGAGCATCAACGCTAAGTTTGACGGGGTAGTTGAATTCGAAGAGGAATTGAGATGGATCGAAACTACCAACAAAGATGGAGAGAAAATCTCTATCGTCATGGGTAGATCAGGTGAAATCAGAATCAACGATGCGAAGTCTGGCAAAACACTTGTGTCTAATCACGTGCCTTACGGTGCGATCTTGAATGTACAGGATGGTCAGAAAATTGCAAAAGGCGATTCTTTATGTACTTGGGATCCATACAATGCGGTTATTCTTTCCGAATTTGATGGAGAAGTGGAGTTTGACGCGATCATAGAGGGCATCACCTTTAAGGAAGTTGCCGATGATCAAACAGGCTTTAGAGAAAAAGTAATCATTGATACAAAAGATAAAACTAAGAATCCAGCGGTAGTAGTTAACTATGGTGAGGAGTCTAAGGGGTATAACATTCCAGTAGGAGCTCACTTAGCTGTTGAGGCAGGTGAAAAAGTGAAAGCTGGACAAATCTTGGTGAAAATCCCACGTTCTGTAGGTAAAACTAGAGATATCACGGGTGGTCTACCACGAGTGACAGAATTGTTTGAGGCAAGAAACCCATCCAATCCAGCGGTGGTTTCTGAAATCGACGGTGTGGTAACTTATGGTGGTATCAAGCGAGGTAACCGTGAAATCTTCATTGAATCCAGAGATGGTGTTAGAAAGCGTTACATGGTTTCACTTTCCAAGCATATCTTGGTTCAGGAAAATGACTTTATCAGAGCTGGTGAGCCATTATCCGATGGTGCCATCACTCCAAACGATATCCTATCCATCAAAGGACCAACTGCTGTGCAGGAATACTTGGTGAATGAGATTCAGGAAGTTTACAGATTGCAAGGTGTGAAGATCAACGATAAGCACATCGAAGTAATTGTAAGTCAAATGATGCAAAAAGTAGAGATCTTGGACGCAGGTGATACTAATTTCTTGCAAAATCAAGTAGTTGATAAATGGGCATTCAGAGAAGAAAACGATAATATCCTAGACAAAAAAGTGGTTATGGATGCAGGAGATTCTTCTACCTTGAAGCCAGGGATGATCATTACTTCCAGAAGGTTGAGAGATGAAAATTCCAGCTTGAAGCGTAAGGATTTGAAATTGGTACAAGTAAGAGATGCTGAAACTGCCGTTTCCAAGCCAACCTTGCAAGGTATTACTGCTGCATCATTGGGTACAGAAAGCTTTATTTCAGCAGCATCCTTCCAGGAGACGACGAAGGTGTTGAGTGAGGCAGCTATCCGAGGTAAGCGTGATGAGCTATTGGGTCTGAAAGAAAACGTAATTGTAGGTCATTTGATCCCTGCAGGTACAGGTCAGCGTAAGTTCCAAAGCATGATCGTAGGATCATTGGAGGAGATGGACCGCATGACAAATGAAAGAGACCGTACAGCAAAAAAATCCAAAGAGGCTGTTAAATAA
- the rpsL gene encoding 30S ribosomal protein S12: MPTIQQLVRKGRNVLETKSKSKALDACPQRRGVCTRVYTTTPKKPNSAMRKVARVRLTNGKEVNAYIPGEGHNLQEHSIVLIRGGRVKDLPGVRYHIIRGALDTAGVKDRKQGRSKYGAKRPKPGAPAAATGKKK, translated from the coding sequence ATGCCTACTATACAACAGTTAGTAAGAAAAGGTAGAAACGTCCTAGAGACCAAATCCAAGTCAAAAGCTTTGGATGCATGTCCTCAAAGACGTGGTGTATGTACCAGAGTGTACACTACCACCCCGAAGAAGCCAAACTCAGCGATGAGAAAAGTGGCCAGGGTTAGATTGACGAATGGTAAAGAGGTGAATGCCTACATTCCAGGAGAGGGTCACAATTTGCAAGAGCACTCGATCGTATTGATCAGAGGTGGTCGTGTAAAGGATCTACCAGGTGTACGTTACCACATTATCAGAGGTGCATTGGATACTGCAGGAGTAAAAGACCGTAAGCAAGGTCGCTCCAAGTACGGTGCTAAAAGACCTAAGCCAGGAGCTCCAGCTGCTGCAACAGGCAAAAAGAAATAA
- the rplL gene encoding 50S ribosomal protein L7/L12, with amino-acid sequence MADLKQLADQLVNLTVKEVKELADILKDEYGIEPAAAAVAVAGPGAGAGAPEVEEKTSFDVILKAAGAQKLAVVKLVKELTGLGLKEAKELVDGAPKAVKEGVAKDEADALKKSLEEAGAEVEVK; translated from the coding sequence ATGGCAGATCTTAAACAACTTGCTGATCAGTTGGTAAACTTGACTGTAAAAGAGGTAAAAGAGTTAGCTGATATCCTTAAAGATGAGTATGGTATCGAACCAGCTGCTGCAGCTGTTGCTGTTGCCGGTCCTGGTGCTGGTGCTGGTGCTCCTGAAGTTGAAGAGAAGACTTCATTTGACGTTATCTTGAAAGCTGCTGGTGCTCAAAAGCTTGCAGTAGTGAAGCTTGTGAAAGAATTGACTGGTCTTGGCTTGAAAGAAGCGAAAGAACTAGTGGATGGTGCTCCTAAAGCTGTGAAAGAAGGCGTTGCTAAGGACGAAGCAGATGCTTTGAAAAAGTCTCTAGAAGAAGCTGGAGCTGAAGTAGAAGTAAAATAA
- the rpoB gene encoding DNA-directed RNA polymerase subunit beta, giving the protein MAIQNQTERKSFSSIKVVKDYPDFLDIQLQSFKDFFQLDTPAERRRQDGLFKVFSENFPISDSRENFTLEFIDYAVDPPKYSVEECIDRGLTYSVPLKAKLRLLCHDEDNEDFETIEQEVFLGNLPYMTEKGSFVINGAERVIVSQLHRSPGVFFAQSKHTNGTKLYSARIIPFKGSWIEFATDINNVMYAYIDRKKKFPVTTLLRAIGYGSDKEILDLFGLSEEIEATKGSLKKIAGRKLAARVLKTWVEDFVDEDTGEVVSIDRNEVLLERDSILTEEDIELILDSGAKSIILHREDVNVADFSIIYNTLQKDNSNSEKEAVEVIYRQLRNTEAPDEATAREVIHGLFFSDKRYDLGEVGRYRINKKLGLSIDPEKIVLTTEDIINIVKYLIGLINSKAVVDDIDHLSNRRVRTVGEQLYSQFGVGLARMSRTIRERMNVRDNEDFKPVDLINARTLSSVINSFFGTNQLSQFMDQTNPLAELTHKRRLSALGPGGLSRERAGFEVRDVHYTHYGRLCTIETPEGPNIGLISSLCVHAKVNSMGFLETPYRKVAAGKVSMDPNDIVFLTAEEEDNNNIAQANAPLDDKGGFINERVKARLEGDFPVLTPDEINYMDVAPNQIVSVAASLIPFLEHDDANRALMGSNMQRQAVPLLRPESPYVGTGLEGKAARDSRALVLAEANGVVEYVDATKITIKYDLTDDELLVNFSDEYKTYSLIKFRRTNQDTTINLTPLVLKGDRVTKGQVLVEGYSTNRGELALGKNLRVAYMPWQGYNFEDAIVISERVVREDIFTSIHIEEFQLEVRDTKRGEEELTSEIPNVSEEAVKHLDENGIIRVGAEVKEGDIIIGKITPKGETDPTPEEKLLRAIFGDKAGDVKDASLKASPSLNGVVIETKLFSRPKKDKDLRVKAKAEVEKLKGKYAKDLLGIRARMINKLITLLDGLTSSGVRHKFGDEIISKGVKFNAKNIEQNLFPAKNPYRDESNYNVPEEANLISDIILDDWTEDARVNSLVQQLVKNYVNSRNEISGRFKRDKFTLEVGDELPAGIVQLAKVYIAKKRKLKVGDKMAGRHGNKGIVARIVRDEDMPFLEDGTPMDIVLNPLGVPSRMNIGQIYETVLAWAGYKLGKKYATPIFDGATMEEVAAELDTAGLPAYGRTYLYDGLSGKMFDQPVTVGIAYMLKLGHLVDDKMHARSIGPYSLITQQPLGGKAQFGGQRFGEMEVWALEAFGASHVLQEILTVKSDDVVGRAKAYEAIVKGENLPKPNIPESFNVLVHELRGLALEITLD; this is encoded by the coding sequence TTGGCTATCCAGAATCAAACCGAAAGGAAAAGTTTCTCATCTATTAAGGTAGTCAAAGACTATCCGGATTTCCTTGATATCCAATTACAATCTTTTAAAGATTTTTTCCAATTGGATACTCCTGCTGAAAGAAGACGACAGGATGGTTTATTCAAGGTGTTTTCTGAGAACTTTCCAATAAGTGACTCCAGAGAAAACTTTACCCTTGAATTTATTGACTACGCGGTAGATCCACCAAAATACTCTGTAGAGGAGTGTATAGATAGAGGCTTGACTTACTCAGTGCCTTTAAAAGCTAAACTTAGGTTGCTTTGTCATGATGAGGATAATGAAGATTTTGAAACCATCGAACAAGAGGTGTTCTTGGGAAATCTTCCTTACATGACTGAAAAGGGTTCTTTCGTGATCAATGGAGCGGAACGTGTCATCGTTTCTCAGTTACATAGATCTCCAGGTGTATTTTTTGCTCAATCGAAGCATACCAATGGAACCAAACTTTATTCTGCCAGAATTATTCCTTTCAAAGGGAGCTGGATTGAATTTGCAACTGACATCAATAATGTCATGTATGCTTACATCGATCGTAAGAAAAAATTCCCAGTTACCACGCTTTTAAGAGCCATTGGTTATGGTTCTGATAAAGAGATTCTTGACCTTTTTGGTTTATCTGAAGAAATCGAAGCCACTAAAGGAAGTTTAAAGAAAATTGCTGGAAGAAAATTAGCTGCCCGTGTTCTTAAAACTTGGGTGGAAGATTTTGTGGATGAAGATACAGGTGAAGTGGTCTCTATTGATAGAAATGAAGTTCTATTGGAAAGAGATTCCATCTTGACCGAAGAAGATATTGAATTGATTTTGGATTCTGGTGCGAAGTCCATCATCCTTCACAGAGAAGATGTTAACGTTGCCGATTTTTCCATTATATATAACACCCTTCAGAAGGATAATTCCAATTCGGAAAAAGAAGCTGTAGAGGTGATTTATCGTCAATTGAGAAATACCGAAGCTCCTGATGAGGCGACTGCTAGAGAAGTAATCCATGGATTGTTCTTCTCTGACAAACGTTATGACTTAGGGGAAGTGGGCCGATACAGAATTAATAAAAAACTTGGATTGAGCATCGATCCTGAGAAAATTGTATTGACCACGGAAGATATCATCAACATCGTGAAGTACTTGATCGGTTTGATCAATTCCAAGGCTGTTGTAGATGATATTGATCACCTTTCTAACAGAAGAGTACGTACGGTTGGTGAGCAATTGTACAGCCAGTTTGGTGTTGGTCTTGCAAGAATGTCAAGAACAATCCGTGAGCGTATGAATGTTCGTGACAACGAAGACTTCAAACCAGTTGACTTGATCAATGCACGTACGCTTTCATCTGTGATCAATTCCTTCTTCGGAACCAATCAGCTATCTCAGTTTATGGATCAGACCAACCCATTGGCTGAACTGACCCATAAGAGAAGATTATCTGCCCTTGGGCCAGGTGGTCTTTCTAGAGAGCGTGCAGGTTTTGAGGTTCGTGACGTTCACTATACGCACTATGGTCGTTTGTGTACGATTGAAACGCCAGAAGGTCCTAACATTGGTTTGATCTCTTCTTTGTGTGTACATGCGAAGGTCAATTCCATGGGATTCTTGGAAACTCCTTACAGAAAAGTAGCGGCTGGAAAGGTGAGCATGGATCCAAATGACATCGTATTCCTGACTGCTGAAGAAGAAGATAATAATAACATTGCTCAGGCAAATGCTCCATTGGATGACAAAGGAGGTTTTATCAATGAGCGTGTAAAAGCACGTTTGGAAGGTGATTTCCCTGTATTGACTCCTGATGAGATCAATTACATGGACGTGGCCCCAAATCAAATTGTATCTGTTGCAGCTTCGTTGATTCCTTTCTTGGAGCATGATGATGCAAACAGAGCCTTGATGGGATCCAACATGCAACGTCAGGCAGTTCCTTTGTTGAGACCGGAATCCCCTTATGTGGGTACAGGCTTGGAAGGTAAAGCTGCTAGAGATTCTAGAGCATTGGTATTGGCAGAAGCTAATGGTGTTGTAGAATATGTAGATGCTACCAAAATCACTATTAAGTATGATTTGACCGATGACGAGTTGTTGGTTAACTTCAGTGATGAATATAAAACATACAGCCTTATCAAGTTCAGAAGAACTAACCAAGATACTACGATCAACTTGACACCTTTGGTGTTGAAAGGAGACCGTGTAACTAAAGGTCAGGTATTAGTAGAGGGCTATTCTACCAATAGAGGTGAACTAGCGTTAGGTAAAAACTTGAGAGTGGCTTACATGCCTTGGCAAGGGTATAACTTTGAGGATGCTATTGTAATCTCTGAACGTGTGGTCCGCGAGGATATCTTTACATCTATCCACATTGAAGAGTTTCAGTTGGAAGTAAGGGATACGAAGCGTGGGGAAGAAGAATTGACTTCTGAAATTCCAAACGTATCTGAAGAAGCTGTTAAGCATTTGGATGAGAATGGTATTATCCGGGTAGGTGCTGAGGTAAAAGAAGGTGATATCATCATCGGTAAAATCACTCCAAAAGGAGAAACCGATCCAACTCCTGAAGAGAAGTTGCTTCGTGCAATCTTTGGTGATAAAGCGGGTGATGTGAAAGATGCTTCCTTGAAAGCTTCTCCATCCTTGAATGGTGTGGTAATTGAAACCAAACTATTTTCTAGACCTAAGAAAGATAAGGATCTCCGCGTGAAAGCAAAAGCTGAAGTCGAGAAGTTGAAGGGCAAGTATGCCAAAGACTTGTTAGGCATTAGAGCACGGATGATCAATAAATTGATTACGTTGTTAGATGGATTAACCTCTAGTGGCGTAAGGCATAAATTTGGTGATGAAATTATCTCTAAAGGTGTGAAGTTTAACGCAAAGAATATAGAGCAAAACCTATTCCCTGCGAAAAACCCATACAGAGATGAGTCTAACTACAATGTTCCTGAGGAGGCAAACCTCATCTCGGATATCATCTTGGATGATTGGACCGAAGATGCTCGGGTAAATTCATTGGTTCAGCAGTTGGTGAAAAACTACGTGAACTCCAGAAATGAAATTTCCGGCAGATTCAAGAGAGACAAGTTTACCTTGGAAGTAGGGGATGAGTTACCAGCAGGTATCGTACAATTGGCTAAAGTGTACATTGCTAAAAAGCGTAAGCTTAAAGTAGGTGATAAGATGGCTGGTCGTCACGGTAACAAAGGTATCGTGGCAAGAATCGTAAGAGATGAGGATATGCCATTCTTGGAAGACGGAACTCCTATGGACATTGTATTGAATCCATTGGGTGTACCTTCCCGAATGAACATCGGACAGATTTACGAAACAGTTCTTGCGTGGGCAGGTTACAAGTTAGGCAAGAAATATGCTACTCCTATCTTCGATGGTGCTACTATGGAAGAGGTTGCCGCTGAATTGGATACGGCAGGATTGCCAGCTTACGGAAGAACGTATCTATACGATGGTTTGTCCGGTAAGATGTTTGATCAGCCTGTAACAGTAGGTATAGCGTACATGTTGAAATTGGGTCACTTGGTAGATGACAAGATGCACGCAAGATCCATTGGACCATACTCTTTGATTACACAACAACCATTGGGTGGTAAAGCACAGTTTGGTGGTCAGCGATTTGGAGAGATGGAAGTGTGGGCTTTGGAGGCCTTCGGTGCTTCCCACGTATTGCAGGAGATTTTGACAGTAAAATCTGATGACGTGGTAGGTAGAGCGAAAGCATATGAGGCTATTGTAAAAGGTGAAAACCTTCCAAAACCAAATATTCCTGAATCATTCAACGTATTGGTTCACGAATTGAGAGGTTTGGCTCTTGAAATCACCTTAGATTAA
- a CDS encoding DUF3467 domain-containing protein codes for MDQNNQPNQQIDVELTEEVAEGIYSNLAMIAHSNSEFVIDFIRLMPGVPKAKVKSRIIMTPDHAKRLLAALKDNIAKYEEAFGKIPTGQEAPGFPMNFGGNFGEA; via the coding sequence ATGGACCAAAATAATCAACCGAATCAACAAATAGATGTGGAATTGACAGAAGAGGTGGCTGAGGGTATTTACTCCAACTTAGCCATGATTGCCCATTCCAATTCAGAATTTGTTATTGATTTTATCCGTCTGATGCCAGGTGTGCCTAAAGCCAAGGTGAAATCACGCATTATTATGACCCCCGATCATGCTAAAAGATTGCTAGCAGCCTTGAAGGACAATATTGCCAAGTACGAGGAAGCATTCGGGAAGATCCCTACAGGACAGGAAGCACCGGGATTCCCGATGAATTTTGGGGGAAACTTTGGCGAGGCTTAA